Below is a genomic region from Planktothrix serta PCC 8927.
TAAAAAAAACGTTTTAATTTCTCGATCTGAACTTAGTTTCATTGTTGACGGTTGACGGTTGACGGTTGACGGTTGACGGTTGACCAACAACTGCCAACAGTGAACCGCCAACCCAGATATCGATTAGTTATTATCACTTATTAAGGGAACAGGAAACCGAAATAATATTACTATTGCCTATTGCAAGATTTCCTATTTTTGGGATGAAAATTGATCCGGTGTCCGAGAGGGTTGTATGACCAACTGCCATTCCTTACCATCAGGGTTCCAAGCCGGAAGGGAGGTTTCCCCGACAATATAAGGCCCCCAGTAATAGCGAGAACCATCCGGCGCGAAAACAATCAAAATATCGCCGGATTTGAGGATTAAATCTTCTTCAGGGAGGGACAAAATCAACCCTTCTTTACTCCCTTCTTCGGGAGCAAAATCCCAATGGACGGGTTCTGCGATCGCTGGAGATGAACGACTGAGTAAGGCTACACGCACCGGATGTTCCGTGAGGTTACTGACTCGGAATGACCCTCGTGGATGGCTTGTGGGAATCGAAGGAGGAGATAGTTTTGGGGGATTACTCCCCGATTGAGGAGGAGGAACTGGGGTTCTTTCTGACAGAGGTGGCGCTGGGATAGAGGTTTTAGGGAAGGTTGTTGATAAGGGAGTTGAGGCAGATAAGGCCACCTGTTCAGAAGATTTTCGTTCCGTTGACTGGACACAATAGCGAAATAAGAATTGCCTTAAACTAATTAAAGTTAATAAAATAGTTCCAGTAATCAGAAAGGCTGGATACAGTTTAGCTTTCATAATCTTTCGTTTTAAACCCGATCATTAATTCCACTACACTCCACACCGTCTTTTATGCAGAATACCCGTCTCAATCGACTTGTAAATGTTATCAATGCACTACTCGGCCAATGGTTGTTAAATCCTTGGCGACGGATTTCGCTGCTGATCATTAGTTTGTTATTTGGTTTTGCCCTAGCACTGGGTATTTCGGCGATAGCGGGACAAAAAGCAAATATAGATGTAACTGTGGCTTTAATGGTGTCTATCCTAGTAGAAGGTGTCAACTGGTTAGCCTACAGTAGTCCCAACCGTTTGCGACAATCCTTTTGGGTCGAAAACCTGAATGCACTTAAAATGGGTTTGAGTTATGGGTTATTTTTGTTAGCATTCATGTTGGGTTCGTGAAATCCACATTTTTATGTTTCTGTAATTGTCTATGATCGAAATTTTGCAAGCTTGGGCTCATGGACAACCTCCCCATGTCACAGATTTAGAGCTTTTAGAACAGTGGGAACTGTCTGATTCTAAACAAGCGATATTGTGGGGAATCACACCGGAAAATGTTAGGCTAAAATTACAAGGGCGATCGCACCTTTTCTGTAAACTTTTTCAAGAGAATTTTGATTTCCCTCTCTTATCCCAACAATTAGAAACCCTTTGGAAGTTTTGGCTTCCGTTTGCGACCCAACTGGCTGAGTCTCGTCAACAGCTAGGTCGTCCTCTGGTTCAGGGAATATTAGGAGGACAAGGAACAGGGAAAACAACCCTAGCGAAAGTCTTAACTCGGATTTTGTCTCTTTTTCACTATGACACAATCAGCTTGTCCTTAGACGATTTGTATAAAACTTATTTAGAACGTCAACAGTTACAAAGGGTCGATCCTCGTTTAATTTGGCGGGGGCCACCCGCAACCCATGATGTTGAATTGGGAATACAGGTTTTAGATCAATTGCGTCAACCCCTACCCGGTCAAACCATTGCTATTCCTCGGTTTGATAAGTCCTTATGGCAGGGTGCAGGCGATCGCATTTCACCGGAATTTGTTACAGGAATTGATATTATTTTATTTGAAGGTTGGTTTGTGGGATGTAGACCCATTGATCCCCAACAATTTAATTCTGCACCTGTTCCGATTATTACAATTGCCGATCAACAATTTGCCAGGGATATGAATGAACAATTAAAAGAATATATTCCTTTGTGGGAAAAATTAGATCAATTAATCATTTTAAAT
It encodes:
- a CDS encoding glycerate kinase; this encodes MIEILQAWAHGQPPHVTDLELLEQWELSDSKQAILWGITPENVRLKLQGRSHLFCKLFQENFDFPLLSQQLETLWKFWLPFATQLAESRQQLGRPLVQGILGGQGTGKTTLAKVLTRILSLFHYDTISLSLDDLYKTYLERQQLQRVDPRLIWRGPPATHDVELGIQVLDQLRQPLPGQTIAIPRFDKSLWQGAGDRISPEFVTGIDIILFEGWFVGCRPIDPQQFNSAPVPIITIADQQFARDMNEQLKEYIPLWEKLDQLIILNPVDYRLSKQWRIQAEHDMILTGKSGMTDAEISQFVDYFWKALHPELFINPLIKNSQLVNLIVEINPDHSVGNIALRAREQGTGNREQ
- a CDS encoding DUF565 domain-containing protein; its protein translation is MQNTRLNRLVNVINALLGQWLLNPWRRISLLIISLLFGFALALGISAIAGQKANIDVTVALMVSILVEGVNWLAYSSPNRLRQSFWVENLNALKMGLSYGLFLLAFMLGS